The Magnetococcales bacterium genome includes a window with the following:
- a CDS encoding type II secretion system protein yields the protein MKIRSKSVCFRGSQGWTLLELMIVMAIIGLLASVGLPNMMGYIYQAESNEAVEMSARIAKAIKAFVEGRPNTPEEDFKALIAPGAGKKGNLEPNGTPADQITSLIPTLTIPVDAKFKYEISMDVINQATHVCIKAVSIKNPERELLYSNEASASLTWENNVFRAKYVDPTNVLLAGKWCNADGTVAASDQG from the coding sequence ATGAAAATAAGATCAAAATCAGTCTGTTTCCGTGGTTCCCAGGGGTGGACCCTGCTCGAACTGATGATCGTCATGGCCATCATAGGCCTCCTGGCGTCGGTGGGACTCCCCAACATGATGGGTTACATTTACCAGGCCGAGAGCAACGAAGCGGTGGAGATGTCGGCCCGTATTGCCAAGGCGATCAAGGCGTTCGTGGAGGGGCGTCCCAATACGCCCGAAGAGGATTTCAAGGCCCTCATCGCACCGGGAGCCGGAAAAAAAGGCAACCTGGAGCCCAATGGCACACCAGCCGATCAAATCACCTCGCTCATCCCCACCCTGACCATACCTGTCGATGCCAAGTTCAAATATGAAATTTCCATGGATGTCATCAACCAGGCCACACACGTCTGCATCAAGGCCGTATCGATCAAAAATCCTGAGCGCGAGTTGCTCTACTCCAATGAGGCATCAGCCTCGTTGACGTGGGAGAACAATGTATTCCGGGCCAAGTATGTCGATCCCACCAACGTGTTGCTGGCGGGCAAGTGGTGCAACGCCGATGGCACGGTGGCAGCGTCCGACCAGGGGTAG
- a CDS encoding prepilin-type N-terminal cleavage/methylation domain-containing protein, which yields MKTKSTPSIVTGFTILELMVVLVMIGILVSQATAWSRIYILQGYVEGAKPYLMAISAKEQIHYRRTHTYLISDDEQTLQDGLGLDLTGAGNFCFMVRQNTQNRISPSNDGTTQYEVWAVLRDSNYSGVDPSGDQVSVYAVSGAVCITGTGKTTAAGWVDPDPTHLGGEGRVVVFRYPPPDSTQDSELRSGRNMRLVWLNGFSDTDPLL from the coding sequence ATGAAAACAAAATCCACCCCATCCATCGTCACCGGCTTCACCATCCTTGAACTGATGGTGGTGTTGGTCATGATCGGCATCCTGGTCAGCCAGGCAACGGCCTGGTCACGCATCTACATCCTGCAAGGGTATGTCGAAGGCGCCAAGCCCTACCTGATGGCCATCTCCGCCAAAGAGCAGATTCACTACCGCCGCACCCATACCTATCTGATCAGCGATGACGAACAAACCCTACAGGATGGGCTGGGCCTTGACCTCACCGGGGCAGGAAATTTTTGTTTCATGGTGCGCCAAAACACCCAGAATCGCATCAGCCCCTCCAACGATGGAACCACACAATACGAGGTGTGGGCAGTCTTGCGTGACAGCAACTATTCAGGAGTCGACCCCAGCGGTGATCAAGTCTCGGTGTACGCCGTGAGCGGGGCGGTCTGCATCACCGGCACCGGCAAAACCACTGCCGCCGGATGGGTGGACCCGGATCCAACACACCTGGGAGGGGAAGGTCGGGTGGTCGTGTTCCGCTATCCCCCGCCGGATTCGACCCAGGATAGCGAACTCCGCAGCGGACGCAATATGCGTCTGGTCTGGCTCAACGGCTTCAGCGACACCGACCCCCTGTTGTGA
- a CDS encoding prepilin-type N-terminal cleavage/methylation domain-containing protein has translation MKPPILEDVASPSAGFTLIETVTAMVITGILALGMTQVWALIADELYHLQLRQKAIFALHGNMERLAAIYRNSINITTAITRGYPSGHADPLSDHLALQATPGQLVGSDPSTFDSEGKIVLSDQDPPGVGPEDRNVIFLDSERRITAQLSWTETFLVGPLCYNGQPGGTACRSITLYLDYPYYFPKNTSNPLQPWGGKVHTLTLKTLVGGR, from the coding sequence GTGAAACCGCCCATCCTGGAAGATGTTGCCTCCCCGTCGGCAGGGTTCACCCTGATCGAGACCGTTACCGCCATGGTCATCACCGGCATTCTGGCGTTGGGCATGACCCAGGTGTGGGCGTTGATCGCCGATGAACTTTACCACCTCCAATTGCGCCAAAAAGCCATCTTCGCCCTGCATGGCAACATGGAGCGCCTGGCAGCGATCTATCGCAACTCCATCAATATCACCACTGCCATCACCCGTGGCTACCCCTCCGGTCACGCCGACCCCCTCAGCGATCATCTGGCTTTGCAAGCGACCCCCGGACAGCTGGTGGGGTCAGACCCATCGACATTCGACAGCGAAGGTAAAATAGTGCTCTCCGATCAAGATCCCCCGGGAGTGGGCCCGGAAGATCGCAATGTCATTTTCCTCGACAGCGAACGCCGCATCACCGCCCAATTGAGCTGGACGGAAACCTTTCTCGTCGGCCCCCTTTGTTACAACGGCCAGCCCGGCGGTACAGCCTGCCGCAGCATCACCCTCTACCTGGATTATCCATACTATTTTCCCAAAAACACCAGCAATCCCCTGCAACCTTGGGGTGGCAAGGTGCATACCCTCACCCTGAAAACCCTGGTGGGGGGACGATGA